Proteins encoded together in one Streptomyces sp. NA04227 window:
- the erpA gene encoding iron-sulfur cluster insertion protein ErpA — MSVSDETTTVTDGIVLTDAAAAKVKALLDQEGRDDLALRVAVQPGGCSGLRYQLFFDERSLDGDVVKDFDGVKVVTDRMSAPYLGGATVDFVDSIEKQGFTIDNPNATGSCACGDSFS; from the coding sequence ATGTCCGTATCGGACGAGACCACCACCGTCACCGACGGCATCGTTCTGACCGACGCCGCCGCGGCCAAGGTCAAGGCCCTGCTCGACCAGGAAGGCCGTGACGACCTCGCGCTGCGCGTCGCCGTCCAGCCCGGTGGCTGCTCCGGCCTGCGCTACCAGCTCTTCTTCGACGAGCGTTCGCTCGACGGCGACGTCGTCAAGGACTTCGACGGAGTCAAGGTCGTCACCGACCGCATGAGCGCCCCCTACCTCGGCGGCGCCACGGTCGACTTCGTCGACTCCATCGAGAAGCAGGGCTTCACCATCGACAACCCCAACGCCACCGGCTCCTGCGCCTGCGGCGACTCCTTCAGCTGA
- a CDS encoding carbohydrate kinase family protein yields MRIAVTGSIATDHLMSFPGRFSDQLVADQLHTVSLSFLVDNLEVRRGGVGANIAFGMGQLGTSPVLVGAAGADFDEYRAWLDRHGVDTESVRISEVLHTARFVCTTDADHNQIGSFYTGAMSEARLIELKKVADRVGGLDLVSIGADDPEAMLRHTEECRTRSIPFAADFSQQIARMGGEEIRALLEGATYLFSNEYEKGLIESKTGWSDEQILGRVGHRVTTLGAAGVRIDRAGEKSIEVGVPQEEAKVDPTGVGDAFRAGFLSGLVWGVSLERAAQVGCMLATLVIETMGTQEYELRRTHFMDRFTKAYGHDAAAEVQQHLA; encoded by the coding sequence GTGCGAATCGCAGTCACCGGCTCCATCGCCACCGACCATCTGATGTCCTTCCCCGGCCGATTCAGCGACCAGCTGGTGGCCGATCAGCTGCACACGGTCTCCCTTTCCTTCCTCGTGGACAACCTCGAGGTGCGCAGGGGCGGCGTGGGCGCCAACATCGCCTTCGGGATGGGCCAGCTCGGTACCTCGCCGGTCCTCGTCGGCGCCGCCGGAGCCGACTTCGACGAGTACCGCGCCTGGCTCGACCGGCACGGCGTGGACACCGAGTCGGTCCGTATCTCCGAGGTCCTGCACACCGCCCGCTTCGTGTGCACCACCGACGCCGACCACAACCAGATCGGCTCCTTCTACACCGGCGCCATGAGCGAGGCCCGGCTGATCGAGCTGAAGAAGGTCGCCGACCGCGTGGGCGGCCTCGACCTGGTGTCCATCGGCGCCGACGACCCCGAGGCGATGCTCCGGCACACCGAGGAGTGCCGTACCCGCTCGATCCCCTTCGCCGCGGACTTCTCGCAGCAGATCGCGCGCATGGGGGGCGAGGAGATCCGCGCCCTGCTCGAAGGCGCCACGTACCTCTTCTCCAACGAGTACGAGAAGGGCCTCATCGAGTCCAAGACGGGCTGGAGCGACGAGCAGATCCTCGGCCGCGTCGGCCACCGCGTCACCACCCTCGGTGCCGCCGGTGTCCGTATCGACCGGGCCGGCGAGAAGTCGATCGAGGTCGGCGTCCCGCAGGAGGAGGCCAAGGTCGACCCGACCGGCGTCGGCGACGCCTTCCGGGCCGGTTTCCTCTCCGGCCTCGTCTGGGGCGTCAGCCTGGAGCGCGCCGCCCAGGTCGGCTGCATGCTGGCCACCCTGGTCATCGAGACCATGGGCACCCAGGAGTACGAGCTGCGCCGCACCCACTTCATGGACCGCTTCACCAAGGCGTACGGCCACGACGCCGCCGCCGAGGTGCAGCAGCACCTGGCCTGA
- the nadA gene encoding quinolinate synthase NadA: protein MRAVTTAPTRQELDVQPTPLALLLLGREADPKSERGVECPGDLPSPSDPDLVERARAAKEKLGEKVFVLGHHYQRDEVIQFADVTGDSFKLARDAAARPEAEYIVFCGVHFMAESADILTTDDQQVILPDLAAGCSMADMATAEQVAECWDVLTEAGIAEQVVPVSYMNSSADIKAFTGKHGGTICTSSNAKRALDWAFEQGDPQQTKVLFLPDQHLGRNTAVRDMGMSLEDCVVYNPHKPGGGLTTDQLRAARMILWRGHCSVHGRFSLDSVNDVRARIPGVNVLVHPECKNEVVAAADYVGSTEYIIKTLEAAPAGSKWAIGTELNLVRRLANRFADEGKEVVFLDKTVCFCSTMNRIDLPHLVWALESLAEGKTVNRIQVDKETESFAKLALERMLALP from the coding sequence GTGCGTGCCGTGACCACCGCCCCAACCCGTCAGGAGCTCGACGTCCAGCCCACGCCGCTCGCTCTGCTCCTGCTCGGCCGGGAGGCCGACCCCAAGAGCGAGCGCGGCGTCGAGTGCCCCGGCGACCTGCCCTCCCCGTCCGACCCGGACCTGGTGGAGCGGGCTCGCGCGGCCAAGGAGAAGCTGGGCGAGAAGGTCTTCGTACTCGGCCACCACTACCAGCGCGACGAGGTCATCCAGTTCGCGGACGTCACCGGCGACTCCTTCAAGCTGGCCCGTGACGCGGCGGCCCGCCCCGAGGCCGAGTACATCGTCTTCTGCGGCGTGCACTTCATGGCCGAGTCCGCGGACATCCTCACCACCGACGACCAGCAGGTGATCCTGCCGGACCTGGCGGCGGGCTGCTCGATGGCCGACATGGCCACCGCCGAGCAGGTCGCCGAGTGCTGGGACGTACTGACCGAGGCGGGCATCGCCGAACAGGTCGTCCCGGTCTCGTACATGAACTCCTCCGCCGACATCAAGGCCTTCACCGGCAAGCACGGCGGCACCATCTGCACCTCGTCCAACGCGAAGCGCGCCCTGGACTGGGCCTTCGAACAGGGGGACCCCCAGCAGACAAAGGTCCTCTTCCTGCCCGACCAGCACCTGGGGCGCAACACCGCCGTACGCGACATGGGCATGTCCCTGGAGGACTGTGTCGTTTACAACCCGCACAAGCCGGGCGGCGGCCTGACCACCGACCAGCTGCGCGCGGCCAGGATGATCCTGTGGCGCGGCCACTGCTCGGTGCACGGCCGCTTCTCGCTGGACTCGGTGAACGACGTACGGGCCCGCATACCCGGCGTGAACGTCCTGGTGCACCCCGAGTGCAAGAACGAGGTCGTCGCGGCGGCGGACTACGTCGGCTCGACCGAGTACATCATCAAGACCCTGGAAGCGGCGCCCGCCGGTTCCAAGTGGGCCATCGGCACCGAACTGAACCTGGTCCGCAGGCTGGCGAACCGTTTCGCGGACGAGGGCAAGGAAGTCGTCTTCCTCGACAAGACGGTCTGCTTCTGCTCCACCATGAACCGCATCGACCTCCCCCACCTGGTCTGGGCCCTGGAGTCGCTGGCCGAGGGCAAGACGGTCAACCGCATCCAGGTCGACAAGGAGACGGAGAGCTTCGCGAAGCTGGCGTTGGAGCGGATGCTGGCGCTGCCGTAA
- a CDS encoding cysteine desulfurase/sulfurtransferase TusA family protein, with translation MPYFDAASSAPLHPVARQALTAALDEGWADPARLYREGRRARLLLDAARETAAEAVGCRPDELVFTGSGTRAVHTAVAGALAGRRRTGSHLIVSAVEHSSVLHSAEAHAGAGGSVTEVPVERTGAVLPRSFAEVLRPDTALACLQSANHEVGTVQPVAEVARLCREAGVPLLVDAAQSLPWGPVDADWSLLTASSHKWGGPAGVGLLAVRKGTRFAPRGPADERESGRAAGFENIPAIVAAAASLRAVRAEAAEEAARLRVLTGLIRARVPELVPDVEVAGDARERLPHLVTFSCLYVDGETLLHELDRAGFSVSSGSSCTSSTLTPSHVLRAMGVLSEGNIRLSLPRGTSREEVEEFLRVLPGAVAGVREKLGAPVAAAPAGAAAELVVDALGKRCPIPVIELAKVIGEVPVGGTVTVLSDDAAARLDIPAWCEMRGQEYVGEEPAERGSAYVVRRVD, from the coding sequence GTGCCCTACTTCGACGCCGCTTCCTCCGCCCCGCTGCACCCCGTCGCGCGGCAGGCGCTGACCGCCGCCCTGGACGAGGGCTGGGCCGATCCGGCCCGCCTGTACCGCGAGGGCAGGCGGGCCCGGCTGCTGCTCGACGCGGCCCGCGAGACCGCGGCCGAGGCGGTCGGCTGCCGCCCGGACGAGCTGGTCTTCACCGGCTCGGGAACCCGTGCCGTGCACACGGCGGTCGCGGGCGCGCTGGCCGGGCGCCGCCGCACCGGATCCCACCTGATCGTGTCGGCGGTCGAACACTCGTCGGTGCTCCACAGTGCCGAGGCGCACGCGGGTGCGGGCGGTTCGGTGACCGAGGTGCCGGTCGAGCGGACCGGTGCCGTACTCCCCCGGTCCTTCGCCGAGGTGCTGCGCCCCGACACCGCGCTCGCCTGCCTCCAGTCGGCCAACCACGAGGTCGGCACCGTCCAGCCGGTGGCCGAGGTGGCGCGGCTGTGCCGGGAGGCCGGGGTGCCGCTCCTGGTGGACGCGGCGCAGTCGCTGCCGTGGGGTCCGGTGGACGCCGACTGGTCGCTGTTGACGGCGAGTTCACACAAATGGGGCGGGCCCGCGGGCGTGGGACTGCTCGCGGTGCGCAAGGGGACGCGCTTCGCGCCCCGGGGTCCCGCGGACGAGCGGGAGTCGGGGCGGGCCGCCGGTTTCGAGAACATCCCGGCGATCGTGGCCGCCGCCGCCTCGCTGCGCGCGGTACGGGCCGAGGCGGCCGAGGAGGCGGCACGGCTGCGGGTGCTCACCGGGCTGATCCGGGCGCGGGTGCCGGAGCTGGTCCCGGACGTGGAGGTGGCCGGTGACGCCCGGGAGCGGCTGCCGCACCTGGTCACCTTCTCCTGTCTCTATGTCGACGGGGAGACCCTGCTGCACGAGCTGGACCGCGCGGGCTTCTCGGTCTCCTCCGGTTCCTCGTGCACGAGTTCCACGCTCACCCCGAGCCACGTACTGCGGGCGATGGGGGTGCTCAGCGAGGGCAACATCCGCCTCTCGCTGCCGCGCGGCACCTCCCGGGAGGAGGTCGAGGAATTCCTCCGGGTGCTGCCGGGGGCGGTGGCCGGGGTACGCGAGAAGCTCGGGGCTCCGGTTGCGGCGGCGCCCGCCGGTGCGGCGGCGGAGCTGGTGGTGGACGCGCTCGGCAAGCGGTGCCCGATCCCGGTGATCGAACTGGCCAAGGTGATCGGCGAGGTCCCGGTGGGCGGCACGGTCACGGTGCTCTCCGACGACGCGGCCGCCCGCCTGGACATCCCGGCCTGGTGCGAGATGCGGGGCCAGGAGTACGTCGGCGAGGAGCCCGCCGAGCGGGGCAGCGCGTATGTGGTGCGGCGGGTGGACTGA